The Falco naumanni isolate bFalNau1 chromosome 1, bFalNau1.pat, whole genome shotgun sequence genome window below encodes:
- the IQCD gene encoding dynein regulatory complex protein 10, whose protein sequence is MATGNPAVFQESSQDVKQRNKPLMKGMATQEKAMITLDAMKMLGPYQLKPDNVETERIIAVLDETIAKLEMSSLIPHIINSLDRFADMLGPEITNSLTEHQKLSNEMEHLLARSEEEDTMTAEEQRGCLCLLEQHLKCSVRNVLRLLLANPSVCHILKYEAWARKSPAEVFIKAFGDFRNFMLERLLTSPVEEERKIQTKEDIFLQIKKNTEAITALQAELAAAIRTQEEEIHRRDNVIKDLKTSMQALSKDCEAGIQQIKQQGEQQQKEELQASQAKCARLQQDIQQLRTQLSALVLEHRASELALRKRKCRLEKEIVNWIEKYDTDMGEKQAEYEEVRAAYAKEKVQLSLLKKKHAVLLQEYSQIEEERRIRQEKEEQALKELTTMTLAATRIQAFWRGYLVRSLFKPKRKKKKGKGKKSKK, encoded by the exons ATGGCAACAGGGAATCCAGCTGTATTCCAAGAATCATCTCAGGACgtgaagcaaagaaacaaacccttGATGAAGGGCATGGCAACTCAGGAGAAGGCAATGATCACATTAGATGCCATGAAGATGTTAGGTCCATATCAGTTAAAACCTGATAATGTTGAGACAGAAAGAATCATAGCTGTCTTGGATGAGACAATTGCCAAGCTGGAGATGAGCAGTTTGATACCACATATTATTAACTCTCTGGATAGGTTTGCTGATATGCTGGGACCTGAGATCACAAACAGCCTGACTGAGCACCAAAAGCTTTCAAATGAAATGGAGCATCTGCTTGCCAGGTCTGAAGAAGAGGACACCATGACAGCTGAGGAGCAACGGGGCTGTCTCTGCTTGCTAGAGCAACATCTGAAATGTTCTGTTAGAAACGTACTGAGACTCTTACTGGCCAACCCTTCAGTTTGCCACATTCTGAAATATGAAGCCTGGGCAAGAAAGTCGCCAGCTGAAGTGTTCATCAAAGCTTTTGGGGACTTCAGGAATTTCATGCTTGAGAGACTCCTGACTAGTCctgtggaagaggaaagaaagattcAGACCAAGGAGGACATTTTCCTCCAGattaagaaaaacactgaagcaaTCACAGCTTTACAAGCAGAACTGGCAGCAGCAATCCGGactcaggaggaggag ATTCACAGGAGGGACAATGTGATCAAAGACCTCAAAACCAGCATGCAAGCTCTGTCCAAAGACTGCGAGGCTGGCATCCAGCAGATCAAGCAGCAAGGagaacaacagcaaaaagaggAGCTGCAAGCCTCCCAGGCCAAATGTGCCAGGCTACAGCAGGACATTCAGCAGCTACGAACACAACTCAGTGCACTTGTACTGGAGCATCGAGCATCAGAGCTGGCTCTCAGAAAG AGGAAGTGCAGACTGGAGAAGGAAATTGTGAACTGGATTGAGAAATACGACACAGACATGGGAGAAAAACAG GCTGAGTATGAGGAGGTTCGTGCTGCCTATGCCAAGGAGAAGGTCCAACTATCcctgctgaaaaagaaacacGCGGTCCTTCTCCAGGAGTATTCCCAGATTGAGGAAGAGCGCAGGATACGTCAGGAGAAGGAGGAGCAGGCTTTGAAAGAGTTGACCACCATGACCCTTGCTGCCACCCGCATCCAGGCCTTCTGGAGAGGCTACTTGGTTCGGTCCCTCTTCAAgccaaaaaggaagaagaagaagggcAAGGGCAAGAAGTCcaagaaataa